From the genome of Gemmatimonadales bacterium, one region includes:
- the speA gene encoding biosynthetic arginine decarboxylase: protein MAATAAPVTHSASSQNSPSSAAPAAGEAPRWTTRDAEKLYNMKGWGLGYFRINDEGHVTVHPDGSSNREIDLYHIAMDLNAQGVGLPLLLRFSDILKSRISELATRFRTAIEEFGYEGTYTTVYPVKVNQQRHVVQEIVEFGAAHNVGLECGSKPELMAVLGLKESTESLIVCNGYKDEEFMRLALIGQQLGHTVMIVLEQLSELEVLLKVAAEMNVEPTVGVRIKLATEGSGRWAKSGGEKSKFGLSAVELVRLLDTLQRSGKQHLLKLVHFHLGSQVTDIRYVKAGLEEVGRYYVELRKMGFDITYVDVGGGLGVDYDGSRTTRPASMNYTMREYANDVVYTIGGICRNEEVPMPALISESGRAVTAHHSLLLINVIDCESQFEPQPVALGDDAQPLLVEMKENLDTLTVDRIDEAFHDAVFAKGRAQEYFASGVYSLRDRANAEQLYLTTLNALAAVIGDDRALYPEIVNHLDTALVDRYFCNFSLFQSLPDNWAIDQLFPIMPIHRLMEAPTRRGTIQDVTCDSDGVIDRFAGGRKGKPSLELHPWRENEPYILGIFLTGAYQEILGDLHNLFGDTNAVHVRLKDGGYEITDLVHGDTVTEVLTYVQFHGSDLLATFRRKVGRAAGLSRHDANAFIADYVAGLEGYTYLEGDLPE, encoded by the coding sequence ATGGCAGCAACGGCAGCACCCGTTACACACTCAGCTTCGTCCCAGAACTCGCCGTCATCAGCCGCCCCGGCCGCCGGGGAGGCGCCCCGCTGGACCACTCGTGACGCCGAGAAGCTCTACAACATGAAGGGGTGGGGCCTTGGCTACTTCCGGATCAACGACGAGGGGCACGTCACGGTGCATCCCGATGGGTCGTCGAACCGGGAGATCGATCTCTACCACATCGCCATGGACCTCAACGCGCAGGGCGTCGGGCTGCCGCTCCTGCTGCGCTTCTCCGACATTCTGAAGTCACGGATTTCCGAACTCGCCACACGCTTCCGCACTGCGATCGAGGAGTTCGGATACGAGGGGACCTACACGACGGTGTATCCGGTGAAGGTCAACCAGCAACGCCACGTGGTGCAGGAGATCGTCGAGTTTGGTGCCGCGCACAACGTCGGACTGGAATGCGGCTCCAAGCCGGAGCTCATGGCGGTCCTCGGCCTCAAGGAGAGCACCGAGTCGCTGATCGTCTGCAACGGCTACAAGGACGAGGAGTTCATGCGCCTCGCCCTGATCGGCCAGCAGCTCGGTCACACCGTGATGATCGTGCTGGAGCAGCTCAGCGAGCTCGAGGTCCTCCTCAAGGTCGCCGCCGAGATGAATGTCGAGCCGACCGTCGGCGTGCGAATCAAGCTCGCCACCGAGGGGTCGGGGCGCTGGGCGAAGAGCGGCGGTGAAAAATCGAAGTTCGGATTGTCGGCGGTCGAACTCGTGCGGTTGCTCGACACCCTCCAACGAAGCGGCAAGCAGCACCTCCTCAAGCTGGTGCACTTCCATCTCGGCAGTCAGGTCACCGACATCCGGTACGTGAAGGCGGGACTGGAGGAAGTCGGCCGGTACTATGTCGAACTGCGCAAGATGGGATTCGACATCACATATGTCGACGTCGGCGGCGGTCTTGGCGTCGACTACGACGGTTCGCGGACGACGCGTCCCGCGTCGATGAACTACACGATGCGCGAGTACGCCAACGACGTGGTGTACACCATCGGTGGAATCTGCCGGAACGAAGAAGTGCCGATGCCGGCGCTGATCTCGGAGTCGGGCCGCGCGGTCACTGCACACCATTCGCTGCTGCTGATCAACGTGATCGACTGTGAGTCGCAGTTCGAGCCGCAGCCGGTGGCGCTCGGTGACGATGCGCAGCCGCTGCTGGTCGAGATGAAGGAGAATCTCGATACGCTCACCGTGGATCGCATCGACGAGGCGTTCCACGACGCCGTCTTCGCCAAGGGACGCGCCCAGGAGTATTTCGCGAGCGGCGTCTACTCCCTTCGCGATCGCGCCAATGCCGAGCAGCTGTACCTCACCACGCTCAACGCGCTTGCCGCGGTGATCGGCGACGATCGTGCGCTCTATCCCGAGATCGTGAACCATCTCGATACCGCGCTGGTCGACCGGTACTTCTGCAATTTCTCGCTCTTCCAGTCATTGCCCGACAACTGGGCGATCGATCAGCTCTTCCCGATCATGCCGATCCATCGTCTCATGGAGGCACCGACGCGCCGCGGGACGATCCAGGACGTCACCTGCGATTCGGACGGGGTGATCGATCGCTTTGCCGGCGGGCGCAAGGGGAAGCCGTCGCTCGAACTCCATCCGTGGCGCGAGAACGAGCCATACATCCTCGGCATCTTCCTCACCGGCGCGTACCAGGAGATTCTCGGCGACCTGCACAACCTCTTCGGCGACACCAACGCCGTGCACGTGCGCCTCAAGGATGGCGGCTACGAGATCACCGACCTGGTCCACGGCGACACGGTGACCGAAGTGTTGACGTACGTGCAGTTCCACGGGTCGGACCTGTTGGCGACGTTCCGCCGCAAGGTGGGGCGCGCGGCGGGGCTGTCACGTCACGATGCGAATGCGTTCATCGCGGACTACGTCGCGGGCCTCGAGGGGTACACGTATCTCGAAGGGGATCTGCCGGAGTAA
- a CDS encoding PadR family transcriptional regulator encodes MAGPSSTPLLQGTLDLLILKALLLQPLHGLGVSRRIEQLTREEFQVKPGSLFPALHRLEQAGWIEGSWGESENNRRARFYRLTRTGRRQLERETAEWHRVAAAMAAALQAG; translated from the coding sequence GTGGCCGGCCCGTCCAGCACTCCCCTCCTGCAGGGGACCCTCGACCTCCTCATCCTCAAGGCGCTATTGCTGCAGCCGCTTCACGGCCTCGGCGTCTCGCGCCGGATCGAGCAGCTCACCCGGGAGGAGTTCCAGGTCAAGCCGGGATCGCTCTTTCCGGCACTCCACCGGCTGGAGCAGGCGGGGTGGATCGAAGGCTCGTGGGGCGAATCGGAGAACAATCGCCGGGCGCGATTCTACCGACTCACTCGCACCGGGCGCCGGCAACTGGAACGTGAGACCGCCGAATGGCATCGCGTCGCCGCCGCGATGGCCGCGGCACTGCAGGCGGGGTAG
- a CDS encoding ABC transporter permease: MQIGSRWRRWFRRREADEALAQELDGYVDLLTAETIAAGVPADEARRLARAATSIASTTEAVRDVRRGARVDALIREISQAIRTLRRTPRFTVAAVLTLGIGLGASTAIFNLVNAALLHPLPFPRADRLAILTESHPGKAEKTGAPYPDFLEWKAQSTSFHRMEAYWNLRVDGVVFGAGGPPERLRYAIVTDGFFSLLGITPAIGRSFTATDNRAGSGKSFIVSDAVWRRDLGARKDAIGKSYVVDGSPYVLVGVLPPRTQFPDDCDIWFPMSVLNGFPTDRISHQFWVVGELNGGASLERAQAEMSAIEHRLAVAYPGTDDGWQVSVRSLRSEYIGNLRTTLLVLFGATGFILLIAGASVANLTLARALGRDREFAIRTALGASRARLMMHCLVESAIVTVIGLALGLAIAMITRRILFATTPFGASRAITSNLDLRVWLFGGVLAAIVATVIGAVPAIHAIGRAPHDALRGGERAGTGRRGRRAQNALVIVELALTLLLLAGAGLMARTLVALNQIEPGFASDHLLTAQIALPDDAYPHAAQRIAFHQAMQARVGALPGVQSVTIADELPFAGGAGFAESFNVDDQPRVDWATARAAMDHEVGPGYFATLRMPLIRGRFPLAGDSNVVVINRTMAAAFWPGIDPLGHRIMTLDEPDRPLQIIGVVGDVRTPGVDRPVDPAMYVPGVSGRHVALAVRTRGDPTAIERDVEEIAAAIDPGVAVYRFASMDQLIDASLGDRRLGMVMLASFAGFAILVAAIGVFGLLTFTVSRRTREIGVRAALGARPRDIVRSVGVDGLRLLVAGVVFGLIGALLLTRFMRSLLYGVVPLDGVTLGSAAVVVVLVALTAAALPIRRALRVDPLTALRAE, translated from the coding sequence ATGCAGATCGGATCGCGCTGGCGCAGGTGGTTTCGTCGCCGAGAGGCGGACGAGGCGCTGGCGCAGGAGCTCGATGGATACGTCGACCTCCTCACGGCCGAGACGATTGCGGCAGGCGTCCCCGCCGACGAGGCGCGACGTCTCGCGCGGGCGGCGACCAGCATCGCGAGCACCACGGAAGCGGTGCGCGACGTGCGCCGCGGCGCTCGCGTCGACGCACTGATCCGCGAGATCTCGCAAGCGATCCGCACTCTGCGTCGCACCCCGCGCTTCACCGTCGCCGCCGTGCTGACCCTCGGCATCGGCCTCGGTGCCTCGACCGCGATCTTCAACCTTGTCAATGCGGCACTGCTGCACCCGCTGCCGTTCCCCCGCGCCGACCGGCTCGCGATCCTTACCGAATCGCACCCTGGGAAGGCGGAGAAGACCGGCGCGCCGTATCCTGACTTCCTGGAATGGAAGGCGCAGAGTACCTCCTTCCACCGGATGGAGGCATACTGGAACCTTCGCGTCGACGGCGTTGTCTTCGGCGCCGGCGGCCCTCCGGAGCGCCTGCGCTACGCCATCGTGACAGACGGATTCTTCTCCCTCCTCGGGATCACGCCGGCGATCGGCCGGAGTTTTACGGCGACCGACAATCGTGCCGGGAGCGGAAAGAGCTTCATTGTCAGTGATGCGGTGTGGCGCCGAGATCTTGGCGCGCGCAAGGATGCGATCGGCAAGTCATACGTGGTCGATGGTTCTCCGTACGTCCTCGTCGGCGTGCTGCCGCCGCGGACGCAGTTTCCCGATGACTGCGACATCTGGTTTCCAATGAGTGTGCTCAATGGATTCCCGACCGACCGGATCTCGCACCAGTTCTGGGTCGTCGGCGAGCTGAACGGCGGCGCGTCGCTCGAGCGGGCGCAGGCGGAGATGAGCGCCATCGAGCACCGGCTCGCCGTGGCGTATCCGGGAACCGATGACGGCTGGCAGGTGTCGGTCCGGTCGCTGCGAAGCGAATACATCGGCAACCTGCGCACCACGTTACTGGTCCTCTTCGGCGCCACCGGATTCATCTTGCTGATCGCCGGCGCCAGCGTCGCCAATCTTACCCTCGCCCGCGCCCTCGGCCGCGATCGCGAGTTCGCCATCCGCACCGCGCTCGGCGCCAGTCGGGCGCGGCTGATGATGCATTGTCTCGTGGAGAGTGCGATCGTGACGGTCATCGGCCTCGCGCTCGGTCTGGCGATCGCGATGATCACCCGAAGGATCCTCTTCGCCACGACGCCGTTCGGGGCGTCGCGAGCGATCACCAGCAACCTCGACCTGCGTGTCTGGCTCTTCGGCGGCGTGCTCGCTGCGATCGTCGCGACCGTGATTGGCGCGGTTCCAGCCATTCACGCGATCGGTCGCGCTCCGCACGATGCACTCCGCGGCGGAGAACGTGCCGGCACCGGGCGGCGAGGGCGACGGGCCCAGAACGCGCTGGTGATCGTGGAGCTTGCGCTGACCTTGCTCCTCCTTGCGGGCGCGGGCCTCATGGCGCGCACGCTGGTTGCGCTCAACCAGATCGAACCGGGCTTTGCTTCCGACCATCTCCTGACCGCGCAGATCGCGCTCCCCGACGATGCCTACCCGCACGCCGCGCAGCGGATCGCGTTTCATCAGGCGATGCAAGCGCGAGTCGGTGCGCTTCCAGGCGTGCAGTCGGTGACGATCGCAGACGAACTGCCCTTCGCCGGCGGCGCCGGCTTCGCGGAGAGCTTCAACGTCGACGATCAGCCACGAGTCGATTGGGCGACGGCGCGCGCGGCGATGGATCATGAGGTCGGGCCCGGTTACTTCGCCACGCTGCGGATGCCGCTGATTCGCGGTCGCTTCCCGCTCGCCGGCGACAGCAACGTCGTGGTGATCAACCGCACCATGGCCGCCGCGTTCTGGCCCGGGATCGATCCGCTGGGTCACCGGATCATGACGCTCGACGAACCGGATCGTCCGCTGCAGATCATCGGCGTTGTCGGCGACGTGCGGACTCCCGGCGTCGACCGACCCGTCGATCCGGCGATGTACGTCCCGGGTGTGTCGGGGCGGCATGTGGCGCTGGCAGTCCGTACCAGGGGCGATCCTACCGCGATCGAGCGCGACGTGGAGGAGATCGCGGCGGCGATCGATCCGGGCGTCGCGGTCTACCGGTTCGCTTCGATGGATCAGTTGATCGACGCCTCGCTCGGCGATCGCCGGCTCGGCATGGTGATGCTGGCCTCCTTCGCCGGATTCGCGATTCTCGTCGCGGCGATCGGCGTCTTCGGGCTGCTGACGTTCACGGTGAGCCGGAGGACCCGTGAGATCGGCGTGCGTGCAGCGCTTGGCGCGCGCCCGCGAGATATCGTGCGGAGTGTCGGAGTCGACGGACTACGGCTGCTCGTTGCCGGGGTGGTATTCGGCCTGATTGGCGCGCTGCTGCTGACGCGATTCATGCGATCGCTGCTCTACGGGGTGGTGCCGCTCGACGGCGTGACGCTGGGGAGTGCGGCGGTGGTCGTTGTCCTGGTGGCACTCACTGCGGCGGCGCTGCCGATTCGCCGGGCGCTGCGAGTAGATCCGCTGACGGCGCTCAGGGCCGAGTAG
- a CDS encoding site-2 protease family protein: MRWSFRIFRVGETWVLIHFTFVLLVAWYAWTGWRSDGPSGAVQETAFILLLFLSVLLHEFGHIVAARRYGIHTPEILLSPIGGIARLEALPSKPLQELVVALAGPAVTLAIVVVGVVAFWATGNGGIFFLDLAHGALWPTVIATNAALLVFNLLPAFPMDGGRVLRALVATRLGALRATRIAARVGQCLALVFVFLGVRGNVILLLVGVFVFTAAEAELRMAQRAAVLPAP; the protein is encoded by the coding sequence ATGCGCTGGTCATTCAGGATCTTTCGGGTCGGCGAAACCTGGGTGCTGATCCACTTCACCTTCGTGCTGCTGGTGGCGTGGTACGCCTGGACCGGATGGCGGAGTGACGGGCCGTCCGGCGCCGTGCAGGAGACGGCGTTCATCCTGCTGCTTTTCCTCTCGGTGCTGCTCCACGAGTTCGGGCACATCGTGGCGGCACGCCGCTACGGCATCCACACTCCCGAGATCCTCCTCTCACCGATCGGCGGGATCGCGCGGCTGGAGGCACTCCCGAGCAAGCCACTGCAGGAACTGGTGGTGGCGCTGGCGGGGCCGGCGGTGACGCTCGCCATCGTCGTGGTCGGCGTCGTCGCGTTCTGGGCGACCGGAAACGGAGGGATCTTCTTCCTCGACCTGGCGCACGGCGCGCTCTGGCCCACCGTCATCGCGACCAACGCTGCATTGCTGGTCTTCAATCTCCTTCCCGCCTTCCCGATGGATGGTGGCCGCGTCCTTCGGGCGCTGGTCGCCACGAGGCTCGGCGCGCTCCGTGCCACGCGCATCGCGGCTCGCGTCGGACAATGTCTCGCTCTGGTCTTCGTCTTCCTCGGCGTGCGTGGCAACGTGATCCTGCTGCTGGTCGGCGTCTTCGTCTTTACCGCGGCGGAAGCGGAGCTGCGCATGGCCCAACGCGCCGCCGTCCTGCCGGCCCCCTGA
- a CDS encoding PadR family transcriptional regulator: MPNRADLLQGTLDLLVLKALLLGPLHGWAISKRLRALSSDVLNVGQGSLYPALYRLEDEGWISAEWGISAEGRRAKIYTITALGKKRLTAERSAWRLFSAAVDQVLHAS, translated from the coding sequence ATGCCGAATCGCGCCGACCTCCTCCAGGGCACCCTCGATCTGCTGGTGCTCAAGGCCCTCCTCCTCGGACCGCTCCATGGGTGGGCGATCTCCAAGCGCCTCCGTGCCCTCTCCAGCGACGTCCTCAACGTCGGCCAGGGGAGCCTCTACCCCGCCCTCTACCGCCTTGAAGACGAGGGGTGGATCAGCGCCGAGTGGGGGATCAGCGCGGAAGGACGCCGGGCGAAGATCTACACCATCACCGCGCTGGGGAAGAAACGGCTCACCGCCGAGCGATCGGCGTGGCGCCTCTTCTCCGCCGCGGTCGATCAGGTCCTCCACGCCAGCTGA
- a CDS encoding ABC transporter permease produces the protein MPNFRARIARRLRALFRAEAVDHELNDEIRLHVDLEADELVRTEGLPPDEARRRALASFGGVERYREEHRDARGVRWIEQRGQDIRYAVRGLRNRPGFAIGVIVTLALGIGANAAMFSIVDRLLFRAPPFMHDASRSHRVVLTSTFRGRINQGTSAPYARFVDLTQNTHSFERTALFVENSLAVGVGADAREMQVGVVTSGFFGFFDATPVLGRYFTAAEDAPPRGSPVAVLSYGMWQTQYGGRRDVVGQQVQIGSTLYTIIGVAPKHFAGLWPETPPAAFVPASVFAAEQWAGLGQHGDWSKTYALYWADMIVERKPGVTVAQASADLTQAFVQSYRIDLAARPRQPPVDIAKPHAIAASILSERGPTESSLAKVATWIGGVALIVWLIACANVANLLLARALQRRREIAVRLALGVTRGRLAGQLLTESLILAVLGGVSGVLLAQWGGAVLRTEFLSKTSTASVVNDPRALIFAGAAALLAGLLTGLAPLAQTRRMNLNRDLKEGAREGTYQRSGLRSALLVVQGMLSVVLLVGAGLFVRSLRHVRAVPLGYQPEHVLLVERNMRGVALDSASSVALIRSLDAKAGTIPGVEHVSRQLTMPFWNTSTATGIRVRGVDGIDSVPGSFDMNAVSPDYFATMGTRIIAGRGIGIQDAAGAPPVMVVNESMAKALWPHASAIGQCVLGGGNPPVCTTVVGVSEDIKDNSLSDHAGYYILRPAEQVQPDHGGLFVRVQGDPDAMLEPVRKALQAVMPGASYVTVTPIRDIIGDQTQAWELGASMFVIFGALALLLAAIGLYSVIAFNVGQRMHEIGVRVALGAGRRDIVGHVVTGGLKLAAAGVILGVAVSLGGSHWIEPLLFQESSHDPVIFGVVAAVLLVVAALASFIPARRAARVDPMRALRAE, from the coding sequence ATGCCGAACTTCCGCGCCCGGATCGCCCGGCGCCTGCGAGCGCTCTTTCGCGCCGAGGCCGTCGATCACGAGTTGAACGATGAGATCAGGCTGCACGTTGATCTCGAGGCCGACGAGCTGGTCCGCACCGAAGGCCTGCCGCCCGACGAGGCACGGCGCCGCGCACTGGCGTCATTCGGCGGCGTCGAGCGCTACCGCGAAGAACATCGCGACGCACGCGGCGTTCGCTGGATCGAACAGCGTGGCCAGGATATCCGCTACGCCGTCCGAGGCCTGCGCAATCGCCCCGGCTTTGCCATCGGGGTCATCGTGACACTCGCGCTCGGCATCGGCGCCAATGCCGCGATGTTCTCGATCGTTGACCGACTGCTCTTCCGCGCGCCCCCGTTCATGCACGACGCGTCGCGATCGCATCGAGTGGTGCTGACGAGCACCTTCCGTGGCCGAATCAACCAGGGCACCTCCGCGCCGTATGCCCGGTTCGTCGACCTGACGCAAAACACCCATTCGTTCGAACGGACTGCGCTCTTCGTGGAGAACTCGCTGGCCGTCGGCGTGGGAGCCGATGCGCGCGAGATGCAGGTGGGAGTCGTCACGTCGGGGTTCTTCGGATTCTTCGACGCGACGCCGGTGCTGGGACGGTATTTCACCGCCGCCGAGGACGCCCCGCCACGAGGGAGCCCGGTTGCGGTGTTGAGCTACGGGATGTGGCAGACACAGTATGGCGGGCGCCGCGACGTGGTGGGACAGCAGGTGCAGATCGGCTCAACGCTGTACACCATCATCGGCGTCGCGCCGAAGCACTTCGCCGGCCTCTGGCCCGAGACACCGCCGGCGGCGTTCGTCCCGGCGAGTGTCTTTGCCGCCGAACAGTGGGCGGGACTGGGACAGCACGGCGACTGGTCGAAGACGTATGCGCTGTACTGGGCTGACATGATCGTTGAACGAAAGCCGGGCGTGACCGTTGCCCAGGCAAGCGCCGACCTCACCCAGGCGTTCGTGCAGAGTTACCGCATCGACCTCGCCGCGAGGCCAAGACAGCCGCCGGTCGATATAGCGAAGCCGCACGCCATTGCCGCGTCGATCCTGAGCGAACGCGGGCCGACTGAATCCTCGCTCGCCAAGGTCGCGACCTGGATCGGCGGCGTGGCGCTGATCGTCTGGCTGATCGCCTGCGCCAACGTCGCCAACCTGCTGCTGGCGCGCGCACTGCAGCGCCGCCGCGAGATCGCCGTTCGCCTGGCGCTCGGTGTGACCCGCGGGCGCCTCGCCGGCCAGCTCCTCACCGAAAGCCTCATCCTGGCGGTCCTCGGCGGGGTGAGCGGCGTGCTGCTCGCACAATGGGGCGGCGCAGTCCTGCGCACGGAGTTCCTGTCGAAGACGTCGACCGCGAGCGTTGTCAATGATCCGCGGGCGCTGATCTTCGCGGGCGCCGCCGCATTGCTGGCGGGCCTCCTCACCGGCCTCGCGCCGCTCGCCCAGACGCGCCGCATGAATCTCAATCGCGACCTCAAGGAAGGGGCGCGCGAAGGGACCTACCAACGCTCCGGGCTGCGCTCCGCCCTGCTGGTCGTGCAAGGGATGCTGTCGGTGGTGCTGCTGGTGGGCGCCGGGCTCTTCGTCCGTTCGCTGCGCCATGTGCGTGCCGTCCCGCTAGGGTACCAGCCGGAGCATGTCCTCCTCGTCGAGCGCAACATGCGCGGCGTTGCCCTCGACAGTGCCAGCAGTGTCGCACTGATCCGTTCGCTCGATGCGAAGGCGGGGACGATTCCCGGCGTGGAGCACGTGTCGCGGCAGCTCACGATGCCCTTCTGGAATACCAGCACTGCGACCGGAATTCGCGTGCGCGGGGTCGACGGGATCGATTCGGTGCCGGGAAGTTTCGACATGAATGCCGTGTCGCCCGACTATTTCGCCACGATGGGGACACGCATCATCGCCGGTCGCGGCATCGGCATCCAGGACGCTGCCGGCGCACCGCCGGTGATGGTGGTGAACGAGTCGATGGCCAAGGCGCTCTGGCCGCACGCCTCCGCGATCGGCCAGTGCGTTCTGGGCGGCGGCAACCCGCCGGTGTGCACGACGGTGGTCGGCGTCTCCGAGGACATCAAGGACAACTCGCTCAGCGACCACGCCGGGTACTACATCCTCCGGCCTGCGGAGCAGGTCCAGCCTGATCACGGAGGACTCTTCGTCCGGGTGCAGGGCGACCCCGATGCGATGCTGGAGCCGGTTCGCAAGGCGCTCCAGGCGGTGATGCCGGGGGCGTCGTACGTCACCGTGACGCCAATCCGCGACATCATCGGAGACCAGACACAGGCGTGGGAACTCGGTGCCTCGATGTTCGTCATCTTCGGCGCCCTGGCGCTGCTGCTCGCTGCGATCGGACTCTACAGCGTGATCGCGTTCAACGTGGGCCAGCGAATGCATGAGATCGGCGTTCGCGTGGCGCTGGGAGCGGGGAGACGCGATATCGTGGGACACGTGGTGACCGGTGGGCTCAAGCTCGCGGCGGCCGGTGTCATTCTTGGTGTCGCAGTCTCCCTTGGCGGGAGTCACTGGATCGAGCCGCTCCTCTTCCAGGAATCGTCCCACGATCCGGTGATCTTCGGCGTCGTCGCGGCGGTGCTCCTCGTCGTGGCGGCGCTGGCGAGCTTCATTCCGGCGCGCCGGGCGGCGCGCGTCGATCCGATGCGGGCGCTCAGGGCGGAATAG
- a CDS encoding 6-bladed beta-propeller, with the protein MRSKSLLAVLVGTTAVTRVSAQAHLARPVIDTLDHHIVRVMNSGPTAWTDTNGWKLVYERTVQPADGAPGELGKISGIALQSNGRLVEAETEHPAVQLFGADGRFVRAIGREGAGPGEYRNPYVMLYHDSIVVQDQQLHRATVYDPDGKLVRSFSSACCAFGVNHWVDDHGHLIANGLRGWEIFDLTGKRLDSLVPPEAETFRRWVVRNASGQTAMSSTVPFSGRNEAMPLHNGSVVYGATDRYLLLITTTGRDTVRIFGRSGLQPERVSTAKRDSVYGEMIKRVPAMAGVAKESDIPSTGPLWDDLVQDDAGNIWVTRAVGAKRLIEADVFTVDGRYLGAVATPFPVHVGIGAWSRDHLAVFDADENDLPRVRIYRIDRRVRGGGH; encoded by the coding sequence ATGAGGAGCAAATCGCTGCTGGCCGTGCTCGTCGGTACAACGGCCGTCACGCGGGTCAGCGCGCAGGCGCACCTCGCCAGGCCGGTCATCGACACCCTCGACCATCACATCGTGCGCGTGATGAACAGCGGTCCCACGGCGTGGACCGACACCAACGGCTGGAAGCTCGTGTACGAACGGACCGTGCAGCCGGCGGACGGCGCTCCGGGAGAGCTTGGCAAGATCAGCGGCATCGCACTCCAGTCGAACGGGCGGCTTGTTGAAGCCGAGACCGAGCATCCCGCAGTGCAACTCTTCGGCGCAGACGGCCGCTTCGTTCGCGCCATTGGGCGTGAAGGCGCAGGCCCCGGCGAGTACCGCAATCCGTATGTGATGCTCTATCACGACTCGATCGTGGTGCAGGATCAGCAACTGCATCGCGCGACCGTGTACGATCCCGACGGCAAGCTGGTCCGGAGCTTTTCGTCGGCGTGCTGCGCCTTCGGCGTGAACCACTGGGTTGATGACCATGGTCACCTCATCGCCAACGGGCTGCGCGGCTGGGAAATCTTCGACCTAACCGGGAAGCGGCTCGATTCACTGGTCCCGCCCGAAGCCGAGACGTTCCGTCGCTGGGTGGTGCGCAATGCCTCGGGCCAGACCGCGATGAGCAGCACCGTCCCATTCAGCGGGCGGAACGAGGCGATGCCGCTCCACAACGGAAGTGTCGTGTACGGTGCCACCGATCGCTATCTGCTGCTGATCACCACCACCGGTCGCGACACGGTGCGGATCTTCGGACGGAGCGGTCTCCAGCCGGAACGCGTCAGTACCGCGAAGCGCGATTCCGTGTACGGTGAAATGATCAAACGGGTCCCCGCAATGGCCGGCGTTGCAAAGGAGTCCGACATTCCGAGCACCGGACCGCTCTGGGACGATCTGGTGCAGGACGACGCCGGCAACATCTGGGTGACGCGCGCTGTGGGCGCGAAGCGGCTGATCGAGGCCGACGTCTTCACCGTAGATGGCAGATACCTCGGTGCGGTGGCGACGCCGTTTCCGGTGCATGTCGGCATCGGTGCCTGGTCGCGGGATCATCTCGCGGTGTTCGACGCCGACGAGAACGACCTGCCACGGGTGCGGATCTACCGGATCGACCGGCGGGTGCGGGGCGGAGGGCATTGA
- a CDS encoding TIGR01777 family oxidoreductase: MRVAITGATGFLGTALTGHLAVAGHDVIRISRRPGPGTIVWDPDRQTIDTAPLERCDAVIHLAGENLASGRWTTRRKAALRASRVPVTAWLSSVLAQLAQPPQLLITASAVGIYGDRGDDLLDESSPPGDDFLAHLAADWEGAADPARAAGIRVVHTRFGIILDSRGGALAKMLPVFRLGIGGRLGSGRQWMSWIALEDVVHAVAFIMQYTAIAGAVNVVSPEPVRNATFAHALGAAVHRPAIVPAPAFALRLVLGEVADAALLASQRASPAVLQAHDYPYRVRSLPQAFAEI, from the coding sequence ATGCGGGTCGCAATCACCGGGGCCACCGGATTTCTCGGGACAGCGCTGACTGGTCACCTGGCAGTGGCTGGCCACGATGTGATCAGGATTTCTCGCCGACCCGGCCCGGGCACCATCGTCTGGGATCCGGACCGCCAGACAATCGACACGGCACCGCTGGAGCGGTGTGATGCGGTGATCCATCTCGCGGGAGAAAACCTCGCGAGCGGCCGCTGGACGACGCGCCGCAAGGCGGCACTCCGTGCATCACGTGTCCCGGTCACGGCGTGGCTCAGCAGCGTGCTGGCGCAGCTTGCCCAACCGCCGCAGCTGTTGATCACCGCGTCTGCAGTCGGGATTTACGGCGACCGCGGCGACGACTTGCTCGACGAATCGTCCCCGCCCGGAGACGACTTCCTGGCGCATCTCGCCGCGGACTGGGAAGGTGCGGCCGATCCGGCGCGTGCCGCCGGGATTCGTGTGGTGCACACCCGGTTCGGGATCATTCTCGATTCGCGCGGCGGTGCGCTCGCGAAAATGCTCCCCGTCTTTCGCCTTGGGATTGGTGGCCGGCTCGGATCGGGGCGCCAATGGATGTCGTGGATTGCCCTCGAAGACGTCGTTCACGCCGTTGCGTTCATCATGCAGTACACAGCTATCGCCGGCGCCGTGAACGTCGTGTCGCCCGAACCAGTTCGCAACGCGACCTTCGCACACGCGCTCGGCGCCGCAGTGCACCGGCCGGCGATCGTCCCGGCGCCCGCGTTCGCGCTGCGACTCGTCCTCGGCGAAGTCGCCGATGCCGCGCTCCTTGCCAGCCAGCGCGCCAGCCCAGCGGTGCTCCAGGCGCACGACTATCCGTACCGTGTTCGCTCGCT